From Methanosarcina lacustris Z-7289, one genomic window encodes:
- a CDS encoding CIA30 family protein: MNKHKEVQNMFVFDFKNPAETLKWVSMDDRVMGGASRSQLVYSGGKAHFKGEVKLDEELRGFASVRSKNDKFDLKAFEGILLRVKGDGKTYRLNMKTERHHDGFLYQYAFETLEGQGIDVAIPFEKFLPFFRGRFVENAAPLNPEDIRSFGFMIAEQKGNFDLEIENIKVYGK, from the coding sequence TTGAATAAACATAAAGAAGTGCAGAATATGTTTGTCTTTGATTTCAAAAATCCGGCAGAAACTCTTAAATGGGTCAGCATGGACGATAGGGTAATGGGTGGAGCTTCAAGAAGTCAGCTGGTTTATTCCGGAGGAAAGGCCCACTTTAAAGGGGAGGTAAAACTGGACGAGGAATTGCGGGGATTTGCTTCCGTACGTTCGAAAAACGATAAATTTGACCTTAAAGCCTTTGAAGGCATCCTGCTCCGGGTAAAAGGGGACGGGAAGACCTATAGGCTTAACATGAAGACCGAAAGGCACCACGACGGGTTTCTTTACCAGTATGCATTTGAAACTCTGGAAGGACAGGGGATAGATGTTGCAATTCCTTTTGAAAAGTTCCTCCCCTTCTTCAGAGGCAGATTTGTGGAGAATGCTGCCCCTCTAAATCCCGAAGATATCAGATCCTTTGGTTTTATGATTGCCGAACAGAAAGGAAATTTCGACC